In Micromonospora sp. NBC_01813, the following are encoded in one genomic region:
- a CDS encoding sugar phosphate isomerase/epimerase family protein has protein sequence MDELLRRTGELTAPNPALTRRKILAASAGAAAVLGAAGLPVLQTNRPARAAGGWSVDPLIPEQNRGIILYAVRDRISAAPDDSGVPYGFERVLARLAEMGYKEIEFAGYNQNTAILGRQITPTEIRKILDDNGLVANGCHVSINAATFQQQLDIAEELGMKNIGTGSDPTNSNYQSDWDAAADVWNELGRQAKERQMRLYTHNHDAAYNFLLDSGPLDANGRPTRSSGTRKLEYFMAKTEAQHVYFEMDIYWGYVARHKHHTFTNSAGQQRTRVFDPLLTVARRARRFPLFHAKDGNKNLELANGYEMVPLGDGDINFQQFFQTIGHYDFHHANWEQDTAPGGSAAPGQSLAFAERSYQHMAELTVYNQTAE, from the coding sequence ATGGACGAGTTGCTACGCCGTACCGGTGAGCTGACCGCCCCCAACCCCGCACTGACCCGTCGCAAGATCCTGGCCGCTTCGGCCGGTGCGGCGGCGGTGCTCGGCGCGGCCGGCCTGCCCGTGCTGCAGACCAACCGCCCGGCCCGGGCCGCTGGTGGCTGGTCCGTCGACCCGCTGATCCCCGAGCAGAACCGGGGCATCATTCTCTACGCGGTGCGCGACCGGATCAGCGCCGCGCCGGACGACAGCGGCGTGCCGTACGGCTTCGAACGGGTTCTGGCCCGCCTGGCCGAGATGGGCTACAAGGAGATCGAGTTCGCCGGCTACAACCAGAACACCGCGATCCTCGGCCGGCAGATCACGCCGACCGAGATCCGCAAGATCCTGGACGACAACGGCCTGGTCGCCAACGGCTGCCACGTGTCGATCAACGCGGCGACGTTCCAGCAGCAGCTGGACATCGCCGAGGAGCTCGGCATGAAGAACATCGGCACCGGCAGCGACCCGACCAACAGCAACTACCAGTCGGACTGGGACGCCGCCGCGGACGTGTGGAACGAGCTTGGCCGCCAGGCCAAGGAACGCCAGATGCGGCTCTACACCCACAACCACGACGCCGCGTACAACTTCCTGCTCGACTCCGGGCCGCTGGACGCCAACGGCCGGCCGACCCGGTCGTCCGGTACCCGCAAGCTCGAGTACTTCATGGCCAAGACCGAGGCCCAGCACGTCTACTTCGAGATGGACATCTACTGGGGCTACGTCGCCCGGCACAAGCACCACACCTTCACCAACTCGGCCGGCCAGCAGCGGACCCGCGTCTTCGACCCGCTGTTGACCGTGGCCCGCCGCGCGCGCCGGTTCCCGCTGTTCCATGCCAAGGACGGCAACAAGAACCTGGAGCTGGCCAACGGCTACGAGATGGTGCCGTTGGGCGACGGTGACATCAACTTCCAGCAGTTCTTCCAGACCATCGGGCACTACGACTTCCACCACGCCAACTGGGAGCAGGACACCGCTCCCGGTGGCTCGGCGGCGCCCGGCCAGTCGCTGGCGTTCGCGGAGCGCAGCTACCAGCACATGGCGGAACTGACCGTCTACAACCAGACCGCCGAGTGA
- a CDS encoding ROK family transcriptional regulator, producing MRTADPLHLQLLRLLRNNGPVSRAELADRLEIPRPRLLSELERLVAAGFVTEAGMAASRGGRRSTLVELNPNLRFAAVDLGASSVDVEITDGRLEPVAAYTEPADIRQGPKVILHRINELLAKARVEGVHDRLDAIGIGVPGPVSYRDGVPVSPPIMPGWDRFPVRELLTREHGCPAVVDNDVNIMAIGERHGGVAHSVDDFLFVKLGTGVGCGIYLSGEVYRGIDGCAGDIGHIQVDPQGPMCSCGNVGCLEALFSGAALAKEALAAARAGTSPALSERLGQRAELTARDVAECAMEGDVTCIRLIRDGGRRLGGVLAGLVSFANPSMIVIGGGLANLGHILLAEIRSVVYRRSLPLATGNLPVVLSELGSRAGVTGAAVLASDVAFEQAS from the coding sequence ATGCGTACGGCGGATCCCCTGCACCTCCAGTTGTTGCGCCTGCTGCGCAACAACGGCCCGGTCTCCCGTGCCGAGCTAGCCGACCGGCTGGAGATTCCCCGCCCTCGCCTGCTGTCCGAGCTGGAACGGCTGGTCGCCGCCGGGTTCGTCACCGAGGCGGGAATGGCCGCCTCGCGCGGCGGTCGTCGTTCGACCCTGGTCGAGCTCAACCCCAACCTGCGGTTCGCCGCGGTCGACCTCGGTGCCAGCTCGGTGGACGTGGAGATCACCGACGGCCGGCTCGAGCCGGTGGCCGCCTACACCGAGCCCGCCGACATCCGGCAGGGCCCGAAGGTGATCCTGCACCGGATCAACGAACTGCTCGCCAAGGCCCGGGTCGAAGGCGTCCACGACCGTCTCGACGCGATCGGCATCGGGGTCCCCGGGCCGGTCAGCTACCGCGACGGCGTCCCGGTCTCCCCGCCGATCATGCCGGGCTGGGACCGCTTCCCGGTCCGGGAGCTGCTCACCCGCGAGCACGGCTGCCCGGCGGTGGTGGACAACGACGTCAACATCATGGCGATCGGCGAGCGGCACGGCGGCGTCGCCCACTCGGTCGACGATTTCCTCTTCGTCAAGCTCGGCACCGGCGTCGGCTGCGGCATCTACCTCTCCGGCGAGGTCTACCGGGGCATCGACGGCTGCGCCGGCGACATCGGCCACATCCAGGTCGACCCGCAGGGTCCGATGTGCTCCTGCGGCAACGTCGGCTGCCTGGAGGCGCTGTTCAGCGGCGCGGCGTTGGCCAAGGAAGCCCTCGCCGCGGCTCGAGCCGGCACCTCGCCGGCGTTGTCCGAACGGCTCGGCCAACGAGCTGAACTCACCGCTCGCGACGTTGCCGAGTGCGCCATGGAGGGCGACGTGACCTGTATCCGGTTGATCCGCGACGGTGGGCGGCGCCTCGGTGGCGTGCTCGCCGGCCTGGTCAGCTTCGCGAATCCGTCGATGATCGTCATCGGCGGCGGGCTGGCCAACCTCGGGCACATCCTGCTCGCCGAGATCCGTAGCGTGGTGTACCGCCGCTCGCTGCCGCTGGCCACCGGGAACCTCCCGGTCGTGCTCTCCGAGCTCGGCTCCCGCGCCGGTGTCACCGGTGCCGCCGTGCTCGCCAGCGACGTCGCCTTCGAGCAGGCGTCATGA